The genomic region GCCGTTCAGAATGTCGGCAAGGTATTCAGAGAAGGAGATTTCAGCGCCGGTAAAGGCTACGTATTGCAGGCGGCATGCCTCAATACGTTTGCGCTGCATTGCGGATAGTGGAAATTCATAGACCATTTCAAGCCCTCGCAGTTGGTTGTCAACCAGCGAGAAATTGAAACGTTATAGACAGTGTGCAGATTGCACACCGGGTAAAAGGTTAGATTGTTGTAAATTAAGAGATTAGTTAGCTAAGTCACTGATTCAGTGTATATTATGTAAAATCTGATCGGGCCTCTTTCCGACAAATTAATGAGCCAGGAGGCTTGGGAGGACGATCAGAAATGGATCGATGCCCAGGTGTTGTAGCGACAGAAGCAAATTCTGCTCAATGTGGCGGTCGCTGGCGTCCTCGAGAGTTCGAGTATTGGGGAATTGAGCCAAGGTTAGATATTAGTCACAACTTATTTGGAGTAGAAAGTGATGCAGTCCTTGGCTTGCGCTACCATAGGGAGACCCAAGATCGAAATCAATTTAGAGGAGCGGATCCTCGATTTCAAAGTTTAAGTTATGCAGAAAGTTTTTATGGAGTAAATGGGGGAACTGGACACAGAGAACAAGTAGATATTGATGTTGAAGCTAAGTCTTACTATGCACAAAATACCTTTTATCTCGGTAATTGGTCATTAACACCAGGCATTCGTGTAGAAGATATTAGAATTTCTACAAATGTGAAACGTGCCGAAGGTCAGCCACAAAATAATCCTGAGTCTGACCTTACTAACAATCAGACTAAGGTGTTACCAGGTTTTGGTGTGGCATGGAGTGGTATCGAAAACACGACTGTATTTGCAGGTGTTCACCGAGGGTTTGCACCTCCACGGCCTGATCGTGATATATCTGCTGGTGGCGCTAATACTGCAGTTGTTGCTAAAACAAAACCTGAGGAGAGTACCAATTGGGAGTTAGGTATTCGGTCTAATTATTTAAAAGGGATTAGCTATGAAACCACCCTTTTTCATACTCAATTTGATGAAATCGTAATCAGCGATGGTTTTGGCTCATTCAGAAATGGAGGGGAGTCTCAGCATTCTGGTATCGAGGTGGGCGGACGTATTGACTTTGGTACCATCTACAATACTTCTCATAACTTCTATATCAGTGGAGCATATACGAATCTCTTTACTGCTAAGTTCAAGAAGACTAGCCTTGATGATGACATTCGCAGTGGTGATCGTCTTGCCTATGCACCCAAGCATATTGCTTCCCTGAGCTTTGGTTACGAGCACCCGATTGGTTTTAATGCACGTATAGGTGTGGATTACGTGAGTGAACAGTATGAAGATGTGCCCTTCCGTGAGGGACGTAGTGAGTATGATCCACTCAGTGGACAGAGTGGCAAGATTCCATCTTACACACTGGTTAACGCTTCTCTCAGCTACCGTCCAATAGGCAGCAAGGCAACCTTCTTCGTCAGCGGGCATAACCTGGGTGACAAGGAGTATCTGGCAACCCGTGTCGATGGCATGCATGCTGGTCGTCAACGCCAGGTGTTCGGCGGTGTCCGTTACGATTTCTAATCCTTAACCGCATCCTTCCTCTGGCTTTTTGCTGGAGTAGTTGTACTTGCGCCCCGTTATCGGGGCGTTTTTTTGCATGGAGAGCATGATCGTGGCGGCGTTATAATCAAGGTTTGTGATGATGTGCTGGCGCTGGCCGGCAAGCATGAACGGGCAATCAATTTGACTAAGTTAGACAATACCTTGGAACAACATACCCCGATGATGCGCCAGTATCTTGGTATCAAGGCGCAATATCCCGATATGCTGGTGTTTTATCGCATGGGGGATTTCTACGAGTTATTCCATGATGATGCGGAAAAAGCATCGCGCCTGCTCGGCATCACGCTGACCAAGCGTGGCAGTTCCAACGGCGAGCCTATCCGCATGGCAGGTGTGCCTTATCATGCGGCGGAGCAGTATTTAGCCAAGCTTGCCAAGCTGGGGGAGGCGGTTGCCATCTGCGAGCAGGTGGGCGACCCTGCCAAGAGCAAGGGGCCCGTGGAGCGCCAGGTCACACGTATTCTGACCCCGGGGACGTTGACCGACGCGGCCTTGCTGGACGATACGCGTGACAACCTGCTGCTTGCCATTGCACATGGCGAAGGTGTATTAGGGTTGGCACGCATCAATCTTGCTTCAGGCCGGTTCATTCTGAGTGAAATAACGCCCGGACTATTGGCGCAGGAGTTGGAGCGCATCAGTCCGGCTGAAATTCTTTATCCCGATGATTTTTACCATATGGCGCTGGAGCAGGTGAAATGCCCAAAGAAGCGTCTGGCGCCTTGGCAGTTCGACCTGGATTCATCCATCCAGACCTTGACCAAGCAGTTCAGCACCTACGATCTGGATGGCTTCGGCTGTGCTCATATGCTGGCCGCCATCATGGCGGCTGGCGCCTTGCTTGATTATGTCAAGCATACGCAGCGTACGAGCCTGCCACATATCCAGTCCCTGATGGTTGAGCAGGGAAGCCAGTTCATCCAGCTGGATGCTGCGACACGCCGCAACCTGGAAATCGACCAGACCTTGCGTGGTGAATCTTCGCCCACGTTGTACTCTTTATTGAATACCACCGTCACTGCCATGGGTGCGCGTTTGCTGCGCTCTTGGCTGCATCATCCTTTGCAGCATCAAGCAGATATTCAGGCACGCCTGCAGGCGGTGAAGGTTTTGCAGGCGCAATATGATGGATTGCGCCCCTTATTGCGCAATGTCGGGGACATCGAGCGCATGGCAGCAAGGGTGGCTTTGAAAACGGCGCGACCCCGGGATTTGTCCGGTTTGCGCGACAGTCTGCAACAGCTTCCCGCACTGCAACGAGTGTTGCGGCCTGAAGATTCCGCACTGTTGCACTCCTTGCAACAACAACTGGATGTGCCACAAGCAGCGCTTGATATGCTGATTGCTGCGATCAAGGATGAGCCGGCTGCTGTGCTGCGCGAAGGCGGCGTGATCGCCGATGGTTTTGATGCCGAGCTGGATGAGTTACGCGCCATACAGAGCAATTGCGGGGAGTTTCTCCTTCAGTTTGAAGCGCAGGAGCGCGAGCGCAGTGGTATCAGCAACCTCAAGGTAGAGTACAACAGCGTGCATGGCTTTTACATCGAAATCAGCCGTGCGCAATCTGAGAATGTACCGGCCGAATACCGCCGTCGCCAGACGTTGAAGAATGTCGAGCGCTATATCACCCCTGAGCTGAAAACCTTCGAGGATAAAGTACTGTCCGCCAATGAGCGTGCCTTGGCGCGTGAAAAGTTCTTGTTCGATGAATTGTTAGGGAATTTGCAACCCGCATTGGCTGCCTGGCAACGCAATGCAGAGGCTGTGGCGCAGCTGGATGTGCTGGCAACGTTTGCCGAGCGCGCAGATGTTCTGAAGTATGTTGCGCCTCAGTTCAGCAGCGAAGCCGGATTGGATATCGTGGATGGTCGCCATCCCGTGGTGGAGCAGCTTGCCCAACCTTTCATTGCCAATAGTGTTTCATTATCGCCTTACCGTCAGCTTTTGCTGATTACTGGTCCGAATATGGGCGGTAAGTCAACCTATATGCGGCAGACGGCTTTGATCGTGCTGCTTGCACACTGTGGATGCTTTGTTCCGGCGAAATCGGCGAGGATAGGACCTATAGACCGTATTTTCACTCGCATCGGCGCATCAGACGATTTGGCCGGGGGGCGCTCTACTTTTATGGTGGAAATGACCGAGACAGCGAACATCCTGCACAATGCCACTGAGCGCAGCCTGGTGCTGCTGGATGAGATTGGACGCGGTACCTCGACATTTGACGGGTTATCCCTGGCATGGGCAGTGGCCCGACAGTTGCTGGAGAAGAACCGTAGCTATACCTTGTTTGCCACCCATTACTTCGAGCTAACCAGAATCAGCGAAGAGTTCAAGCATGCAGCCAATGTGCATCTGGATGCGGTTGAGCACGGTGATGGGATTGTGTTCCTGCATAATGTGGAGGAAGGGCCAGCAAGTCAGAGCTATGGTTTGCAGGTGGCCCAGTTGGCAGGCATTCCACGCACTGTGGTGAATGCCGCCAAGCGCAAACTGGTGCAGCTTGAGCAAAGCCAGGTCATGCAACAATCATTGGCGGGGCAGGGCGATATGTTTGTTGCTGCCAATGTCGAGCCAGAGCCCGCCACACATCCGGTGGTATCCGAGTTGGAAAGCATCGATCCTGACAGCCTCACCCCCAGGCAGGCACTGGATGTTTTATACAAATTGAAAAAATTAATATAAGAATCAGACATATTTTTGAAACAACTGCCTGCCAGAATACACAACATAGTCCTTACCGGGACTCCCGTTTTGTTACTTTAGAAAATCCCAAAAGGAAGATATGGTTGTCGAGTATTTCATCAAAATAGTGATTCCAGTAGTATTTGCGTCCTTTGTGG from Methylobacillus flagellatus KT harbors:
- the mutS gene encoding DNA mismatch repair protein MutS, with protein sequence MMRQYLGIKAQYPDMLVFYRMGDFYELFHDDAEKASRLLGITLTKRGSSNGEPIRMAGVPYHAAEQYLAKLAKLGEAVAICEQVGDPAKSKGPVERQVTRILTPGTLTDAALLDDTRDNLLLAIAHGEGVLGLARINLASGRFILSEITPGLLAQELERISPAEILYPDDFYHMALEQVKCPKKRLAPWQFDLDSSIQTLTKQFSTYDLDGFGCAHMLAAIMAAGALLDYVKHTQRTSLPHIQSLMVEQGSQFIQLDAATRRNLEIDQTLRGESSPTLYSLLNTTVTAMGARLLRSWLHHPLQHQADIQARLQAVKVLQAQYDGLRPLLRNVGDIERMAARVALKTARPRDLSGLRDSLQQLPALQRVLRPEDSALLHSLQQQLDVPQAALDMLIAAIKDEPAAVLREGGVIADGFDAELDELRAIQSNCGEFLLQFEAQERERSGISNLKVEYNSVHGFYIEISRAQSENVPAEYRRRQTLKNVERYITPELKTFEDKVLSANERALAREKFLFDELLGNLQPALAAWQRNAEAVAQLDVLATFAERADVLKYVAPQFSSEAGLDIVDGRHPVVEQLAQPFIANSVSLSPYRQLLLITGPNMGGKSTYMRQTALIVLLAHCGCFVPAKSARIGPIDRIFTRIGASDDLAGGRSTFMVEMTETANILHNATERSLVLLDEIGRGTSTFDGLSLAWAVARQLLEKNRSYTLFATHYFELTRISEEFKHAANVHLDAVEHGDGIVFLHNVEEGPASQSYGLQVAQLAGIPRTVVNAAKRKLVQLEQSQVMQQSLAGQGDMFVAANVEPEPATHPVVSELESIDPDSLTPRQALDVLYKLKKLI
- a CDS encoding TonB-dependent receptor family protein, whose protein sequence is MDRCPGVVATEANSAQCGGRWRPREFEYWGIEPRLDISHNLFGVESDAVLGLRYHRETQDRNQFRGADPRFQSLSYAESFYGVNGGTGHREQVDIDVEAKSYYAQNTFYLGNWSLTPGIRVEDIRISTNVKRAEGQPQNNPESDLTNNQTKVLPGFGVAWSGIENTTVFAGVHRGFAPPRPDRDISAGGANTAVVAKTKPEESTNWELGIRSNYLKGISYETTLFHTQFDEIVISDGFGSFRNGGESQHSGIEVGGRIDFGTIYNTSHNFYISGAYTNLFTAKFKKTSLDDDIRSGDRLAYAPKHIASLSFGYEHPIGFNARIGVDYVSEQYEDVPFREGRSEYDPLSGQSGKIPSYTLVNASLSYRPIGSKATFFVSGHNLGDKEYLATRVDGMHAGRQRQVFGGVRYDF